One Carassius gibelio isolate Cgi1373 ecotype wild population from Czech Republic chromosome A7, carGib1.2-hapl.c, whole genome shotgun sequence DNA window includes the following coding sequences:
- the LOC128017593 gene encoding caspase activity and apoptosis inhibitor 1 isoform X1, with the protein MMQEGKKRGKEKKRGHCDREQSDGETKRRNTGSSTEVRDTEPSDLEEGGLDLNKIFRPISSYMQDREEMLEQCFHVLGEKKLLKMLPDQLKDSSFSEIKKLCWDQLQQLSDVHLLEILEGKELSAAPEEKNCADSQQDSNVDSTSSLREDPETEEKQGAGSGEDSDVLSINAEIDDSDIEGHKVVKAEESARDEALAPSAEPKVELQQDIDRSVSEILAPMSGSEPEDLREASPEKPLVEDRAPAAAVKQPSTQQLELLELEMRARAIKALMKASETHKHTHS; encoded by the exons ATGATGCAGGAGGGAAAGAAAAGaggtaaagaaaagaaacgagGACACTGTGACCGAGAGCAAAGTGATGGAGAGACGAAGAGGAGGAACACTGGATCCAGCACCGAGGTGAGAGACACG gagccCAGTGACCTGGAGGAGGGAGGACTGGACCTGAACAAGATCTTCAGACCCATCAGCTCCTACATGCAGGACCGCGAGGAGATGCTGGAGCAGTGTTTTCATGTGCTAGGAGAGAAGAAACTCCTGAAGATGCTCCCGGATCAACTCAAG GACTCTTCGTTCAGTGAGATCAAGAAGCTGTGCTGGGATCAGCTGCAGCAGCTCTCTGACGTTCATCTGCTGGAGATTCTGGAGG GTAAAGAGTTATCAGCTGCACCTGAAGAGAAGAACTGCGCTGACAGCCA GCAGGACAGTAACGTGGACTCCACTTCGTCTCTGAGAGAAGATCCTGAAACAGAAGAAAAGCAAG gcgCAGGTTCTGGAGAAGACAGTGACGTTCTCAGCATCAATGCAGAGATTGACGACAGTGACATTGAGGGTCATAAAGTAGTGAAAGCTGAAGAATCGGCGAGAGATGAAGCTCTAGCTCCCAGCGCTGAGCCCAAAGTGGAGCTTCAGCAAGACATCGACAGAAGTGTGAGTGAAATTCTGGCTCCGATGTCTGGCTCTGAGCCTGAAGATCTGAGGGAAGCATCACCTGAAAAACCATTGGTTGAAGACAGGGCTCCAGCAGCTGCAGTGAAGCAGCCGTCAACTCAGCAGCTGGAGTTACTAGAGCTGGAGATGAGAGCCAGAGCCATTAAAGCACTCATGAAAGCCAGCGAGacccacaaacacactcacagctga
- the LOC128017659 gene encoding histone H4: MSGRGKGGKGLGKGGAKRHRKVLRDNIQGITKPAIRRLARRGGVKRISGLIYEETRGVLKVFLENVIRDAVTYTEHAKRKTVTAMDVVYALKRQGRTLYGFGG; this comes from the coding sequence ATGTCTGGTAGAGGCAAAGGTGGTAAAGGACTCGGAAAAGGAGGCGCTAAGCGTCACCGTAAAGTGCTTCGCGATAACATCCAGGGAATCACCAAACCCgccattcgtcgtctagctcgcCGCGGCGGAGTCAAGCGCATCTCCGGTCTGATCTACGAGGAGACCCGCGGTGTGCTGAAGGTGTTCCTGGAGAACGTGATCCGCGACGCCGTCACCTACACCGAGCACGCCAAGAGAAAGACCGTCACCGCCATGGACGTTGTGTACGCGCTCAAACGACAGGGACGCACCTTGTACGGCTTCGGAGGATAA
- the LOC128017583 gene encoding sterile alpha motif domain-containing protein 9-like: MEGGFRKEDAEKLITAEMLNHIGKDMKSSSTRLLSFLALINSYVPDSHLSKLFCEEFISKTEQRFNEENPNLETIMKPFEGLIITYSEGEQEDQCIRLAHPMIADACLKILTEHKLTRFDIALDFLNSMVKGNESNYGQICKNILITRQGKEQFSRLILDIMYERGNNRKQCIHLLELAANLFSTEPYYPQTLARFYYIKVKEDSKYEKAEEWAEEAIKRDPNNSCVRDTLGQVLKNQLLSETKKPSSDFEECLAIAKSAIDAFKKEEEAAENDPEDNTTFNYSGLLGFLQVCKIMNDTRFAKSYVRNKHIDFIKAVKGDIEMKYDFFEWYLAFSKPRINKEEPVYIHRDVENCYKKYFKQREQTDEATLNEKKMKSFGGLLHFLKSDINVLKRHKSTFDNPQSDDETQTVLYILANIILSQSGDPCEKAEDLQARLQRLWLREMQDRSPEFYLLILLLFWADEAPPGITNPPNLEKCLRGMHHSYKSKYQKYLRGRYLVPLFFFGKGKGLRRLVHTSKLNQIDLELLTEGDEHADVECLQRINGEVKKDRVFAVKDGQQIKLTPHNPSSVCKPGQVSFYLGFTIRGPVAFNIRYEEK, from the exons ATGGAGGGAGGTTTCCGGAAAGAAGATGCTGAGAAACTGATCACAGCAGAAATGTTGAATCATATTGGAAAGGACATGAAGTCCAGCAGCACAAGACTCCTCAGTTTTTTGGCTTTGATAAACTCATATGTCCCAGATTCACATTTATCGAAGCTTTTTTGTGAGGAATTCATTTCCAAAACAGAACAGCGATTCAATGAGGAAAACCCCAACCTTGAAACGATAATGAAGCCTTTTGAGGGTCTCATAATAACATACTCAGAAGGAGAACAAGAAGACCAGTGCATTCGTCTGGCACATCCAATGATTGCTGATGCCTGTCTAAAAATACTAACTGAGCACAAACTGACAAGATTTGACATTGCTCTTGACTTCTTGAACAGCATGGTGAAAGGAAACGAGAGTAATTATGGACAAATTTGCAAGAATATATTAATCACAAGACAAGGAAAGGAACAGTTTTCCAGACTGATTCTTGACATCATGTATGAAAGGGGAAATAATCGTAAACAATGCATTCATTTGTTGGAATTGGCTGCAAATTTGTTTTCCACAGAGCCTTATTATCCTCAAACACTTGCacgtttttattacattaaagtaAAAGAGGACAGCAAATATGAAAAGGCAGAAGAATGGGCAGAAGAGGCCATTAAACGAGATCCTAATAATTCTTGTGTTAGGGACACATTGGGGCAAGTTCTCAAAAACCAACTGCTGAGTGAAACTAAAAAGCCATCCTCAGACTTTGAAGAGTGTTTGGCCATTGCAAAGTCTGCCattgatgcatttaaaaaagaagaGGAAGCAGCTGAAAATGACCCAGAAGACAACACCACATTCAACTATAGCGGGCTGTTGGGGTTTCTCCAGGTTTGCAAGATTATGAATGATACAAGGTTTGCTAAATCATACGTGCGTAATAAGCACATCGATTTCATCAAAGCTGTCAAAGGTGATATTGAGATGAAATATGATTTCTTTGAATGGTATCTGGCATTCTCAAAACCAAGGATCAATAAAGAGGAACCAGTCTACATTCATAGAGATGTTGAAAATTGctacaagaaatattttaaacagaGAGAGCAGACTGATGAAGCGACCCTGAATGAGAAAAAGATGAAGTCTTTCGGAGGACTGCTTCATTTCCTAAAATCAGACATCAATGTGCTTAAACGACATAAAAGTACATTTGATAACCCACAATCTGATGATGAAACCCAAACCGTTCTCTACATCCTTGCTAACATCATCTTGAGTCAATCGGGTGATCCGTGTGAAAAAGCAGAAGATCTTCAGGCCAGGTTACAGAGACTTTGGCTGAGAGAAATGCAAGACAGAAGCCCAGAGTTTTACCTCTTGATTCTTTTGCTCTTTTGGGCTGATGAAGCACCGCCAGGAATCACAAACCCTCCAAACCTTGAAAAGTGTCTCAGAGGAATGCATCATTCATACAAGAGTAAGTATCAGAAATACCTCCGCGGTCGCTACCTGGTGCCTCTGTTCTTCTTTGGGAAAGGAAAAGGTTTGCGGAGACTGGTTCACACCTCAAAACTAAATCAAATTGATCTGGAGCTCCTCACTGAAGGGGATGAACACGCAGACGTCGAATGTCTTCAGCGTATCAATGGGGAAGTCAAGAAGGACAGAGTGTTTGCTGTTAAAGATGGACAACAGATTAAACTCACTCCTCACAATCCGTCCAGTGTGTGCAAACCAGGCCAGGTGTCTTTCTACCTGGGCTTCACCATCAGAGGACCAGTCGCCTTCAACATCAGATATGAAGAGAAAT AG
- the LOC128017621 gene encoding histone H3-like has product MARTKQTARKSTGGKAPRKQLATKAARKSAPATGGVKKPHRYRPGTVALREIRRYQKSTELLIRKLPFQRLVREIAQDFKTDLRFQSSAVMALQESSEAYLVGLFEDTNLCAIHAKRVTIMPKDIQLARRIRGERA; this is encoded by the coding sequence ATGGCAAGAACCAAGCAGACCGCTCGTAAATCCACCGGTGGTAAAGCCCCGAGGAAGCAGCTCGCTACTAAAGCCGCCCGGAAGAGCGCCCCAGCCACCGGCGGCGTCAAGAAGCCCCACCGTTACAGGCCCGGTACCGTGGCTCTCCGAGAGATCCGCCGCTATCAGAAGTCCACCGAGCTGCTGATCCGCAAACTGCCTTTCCAGCGTCTGGTGCGAGAGATCGCTCAGGATTTCAAGACGGACCTGCGCTTCCAGAGCTCCGCTGTCATGGCCCTGCAGGAGTCCAGCGAGGCTTATCTGGTCGGTCTGTTCGAGGACACCAACCTGTGCGCCATCCACGCCAAGAGAGTCACCATCATGCCCAAAGACATCCAGCTGGCCCGCCGCATCCGCGGAGAGCGCGCTTAA
- the LOC128017593 gene encoding caspase activity and apoptosis inhibitor 1 isoform X2 codes for MMQEGKKRGKEKKRGHCDREQSDGETKRRNTGSSTEEPSDLEEGGLDLNKIFRPISSYMQDREEMLEQCFHVLGEKKLLKMLPDQLKDSSFSEIKKLCWDQLQQLSDVHLLEILEGKELSAAPEEKNCADSQQDSNVDSTSSLREDPETEEKQGAGSGEDSDVLSINAEIDDSDIEGHKVVKAEESARDEALAPSAEPKVELQQDIDRSVSEILAPMSGSEPEDLREASPEKPLVEDRAPAAAVKQPSTQQLELLELEMRARAIKALMKASETHKHTHS; via the exons ATGATGCAGGAGGGAAAGAAAAGaggtaaagaaaagaaacgagGACACTGTGACCGAGAGCAAAGTGATGGAGAGACGAAGAGGAGGAACACTGGATCCAGCACCGAG gagccCAGTGACCTGGAGGAGGGAGGACTGGACCTGAACAAGATCTTCAGACCCATCAGCTCCTACATGCAGGACCGCGAGGAGATGCTGGAGCAGTGTTTTCATGTGCTAGGAGAGAAGAAACTCCTGAAGATGCTCCCGGATCAACTCAAG GACTCTTCGTTCAGTGAGATCAAGAAGCTGTGCTGGGATCAGCTGCAGCAGCTCTCTGACGTTCATCTGCTGGAGATTCTGGAGG GTAAAGAGTTATCAGCTGCACCTGAAGAGAAGAACTGCGCTGACAGCCA GCAGGACAGTAACGTGGACTCCACTTCGTCTCTGAGAGAAGATCCTGAAACAGAAGAAAAGCAAG gcgCAGGTTCTGGAGAAGACAGTGACGTTCTCAGCATCAATGCAGAGATTGACGACAGTGACATTGAGGGTCATAAAGTAGTGAAAGCTGAAGAATCGGCGAGAGATGAAGCTCTAGCTCCCAGCGCTGAGCCCAAAGTGGAGCTTCAGCAAGACATCGACAGAAGTGTGAGTGAAATTCTGGCTCCGATGTCTGGCTCTGAGCCTGAAGATCTGAGGGAAGCATCACCTGAAAAACCATTGGTTGAAGACAGGGCTCCAGCAGCTGCAGTGAAGCAGCCGTCAACTCAGCAGCTGGAGTTACTAGAGCTGGAGATGAGAGCCAGAGCCATTAAAGCACTCATGAAAGCCAGCGAGacccacaaacacactcacagctga
- the LOC128017648 gene encoding histone H2B-like, with product MPEPAKSAPKKGSKKAVTKSAAKGGKKRRKSRKESYAIYVYKVLKQVHPDTGISSKAMGIMNSFVNDIFERIAGESSRLAHYNKRSTITSREIQTAVRLLLPGELAKHAVSEGTKAVTKYTSSK from the coding sequence ATGCCTGAACCAGCGAAGTCCGCACCGAAGAAAGGCTCCAAGAAGGCCGTCACTAAGAGCGCCGCGAAAGGAGGAAAGAAGCGCAGAAAGTCCAGGAAGGAGAGCTACGCCATCTACGTGTACAAAGTGCTGAAGCAGGTTCATCCCGACACCGGGATCTCTTCGAAGGCGATGGGCATCATGAACTCTTTCGTCAACGACATCTTCGAGCGCATCGCCGGTGAGTCGTCTCGTCTCGCTCACTACAACAAGCGCTCCACCATCACTTCCCGAGAGATCCAGACCGCCGTGCGTCTGCTGCTGCCCGGGGAGCTGGCCAAACACGCCGTGTCCGAGGGCACCAAGGCCGTCACCAAGTACACCAGCTCCAAGTAG